GCGTGGCGAACTGGCTGCCCTGCGTGATGACATGTTGCACGAATTGGCTCATCTGCGAGCCAGCCAGACGGTTTCCCCGATTTATGGTGATGCGATGCAGATGGCTGCCTCCGGTTACGACCCGCTGGCGATTGCCGAACGTTGTGGCATCGCGCGGGCCGAAGCAGAACTGGTTGTCGCTCTGGCCAAAAGCCAGGATCGCTGAGGTAGGGAATGACAGAACAAGAAAAAGTGGCGGATAACGAAGAACACGCAGGCGATATCCGCAGCAAGCTGATTACCCGTCTGGCGGTTGCTGCCGTGTTGGTCGCCTTGCTGCTAGGCATGTTGGCCTTCTTCGATTATCTGTCCACCGCACCGGATGATTCCGAAGGGATGGTGTTTACCAAGCCTGTCCCGGTTGTGCCGAAAAAGCAGCTGATCCAGCCGGTGACGCCAGTGGACAATCTGCCAGAGCCACCGGTGCCTGAAAAGACCGAAGCACCGGTTGAAAAGTCGCCTTCGCCTACTGTCGAAGCGAATGTGCCGGCTGTTGTCGAGGCCAAGCCGGATGCAGTTTCGGAAAATCGGCAAAAATCCCCGTCGACCGTAGCAAGCCAAAAAACAGCGGTTGTACGGAGTACGGCGCCTGTCATCCAGCAGGGTCTGCCGGAGTCTGAGGGGGCGCCTGCACCAGAAAGCACACCGGCGCTACAACGAGCGCATGTTCCCGTCGAGCCGGTGGCCACCAAGCCCTCAGCCCGAGTTCTGGAGGCAAAGCCAGCTAGCGTCGCGGCACCCGCCGTCTCTCGGCTATTCTCTGGTTTCTTGTTGCAGGCAGGGGTGTTTTCCAGTGTTCAGCGTGCTGAGGAATTGCATGCGCGCCTGACGCTGAGCGGTGTTCCCTCTTCCTTGGAAACACGGGTTCAGGTCGGCCCGTTCAAGACCAAGCAAGAGGCGGAGGCCGCACAGTCCAAGCTAAAGGAACTGGGCGTCGAGACCATTCTCGTGCCGCCCAGAGGCAAAAACTAGCCCGTTCAGGGCATGCCTGGCAGGCGCGGCAGGCCAAGGCTGCGCCGGATTTCCCGATGCAGTTCCAGGGGCGGTGGCAACGGCATATCCCGTTGGCGC
The Betaproteobacteria bacterium DNA segment above includes these coding regions:
- a CDS encoding SPOR domain-containing protein produces the protein MTEQEKVADNEEHAGDIRSKLITRLAVAAVLVALLLGMLAFFDYLSTAPDDSEGMVFTKPVPVVPKKQLIQPVTPVDNLPEPPVPEKTEAPVEKSPSPTVEANVPAVVEAKPDAVSENRQKSPSTVASQKTAVVRSTAPVIQQGLPESEGAPAPESTPALQRAHVPVEPVATKPSARVLEAKPASVAAPAVSRLFSGFLLQAGVFSSVQRAEELHARLTLSGVPSSLETRVQVGPFKTKQEAEAAQSKLKELGVETILVPPRGKN